AGAACCCGAGTAACCCGAGCGCAACTTAGAGCCAATTTTTCCTGCGACACTGCTAATACAGACGATCATGCCCTGATGCTGCGCTATCATGCCCGGTAACAATGCCTTGGTCATTGCAACGGAACCAAGGTAATTCACCTCCATTAACTGACGGTAAACGGCTAAATCGGTATCAATGAACAGTGAACGCTGGGAGATACCGGCGTTATTAATCAGCACATGCACCGCGCCAATCTCTGGCAATTGGGATTGCACCGCATCAACTAGCTTATCGGCATCCGCCAAATCCAAGGGCACAACCCAATGCCGCCCCATACCCCCGGGTAGCGACTCTGCTATTTCAATCAAGGCATCGCGACGCCGGGCGGACAAAACAATACGAGCACCTTTTCCTGCTAGCTGTCGACAAAGCTCAAGGCCTATTCCTGAACTGGCCCCGGTAATCCAAATCGTCTTATTCTCGAGATCCATGGCTGCTTCCTATAATTTTCGGTGTGGCGAAATTAAGCTCGCCTAGCAATATGCTCCATGCACCACCCCATAGGCAAGTTTATAAACCGCAGCTGCTCAATAAGCCGCTAATGGCCGTTTTCACGCCAAGGGTAAAACTCAAGCAGCAAAGCGATCTAAGCCTGGTAAATTAACTTGTCGATGGCTAAAGAACGCCAAAATCATCCACATATTGAAAGAATATATGCCATATTGCTAACTTGGCTACCGAGTTTAGCGCTACATACCGACAAGAAAAATAAGGTATTAAACATCTATACCCTGACAGTAATTTAAAACACCGTTTCAAGGACAGCCCCCTTATGAGCGCCAATACACCCTATCGATTAATGGGCCGACCGGAGTCGGGTTACTCGCTGAAAGTACGATCTGCGCTACGCTACAAAAATCTTCCCTTCGAGTGGATGGATCGTTTTAAACATCAGGCCCTATACCAGCAACACGCCAAGGTACCGCTAATTCCTCTCTTGTTGCTGCCCACTGGCAGTGCCATGCAAGATTCGACACCCATACTGGAAATGCTAGAAGAACAACATCCAGAGCGATCACTCCACCCGCCGGACCCCGCCCTGCGATTTCTGTCCGAATTACTAGAAGAGTATGGCGATGAGTGGGTGAACAAACTGATGTTCCACTATCGCTGGGGCTATCCAGCTGACCAGAAACGACGGGGCACGTCACTGGGGCGCGGGGTTGTTGAGGGCAAAGGTTTTAAGCTGCTCGCGCCCATCATGACGCCAATTGCCGCGCGCTTCATTATTAAACGAATGGTGCCGCGAATGGCCTTTGCTGGTGCCAATGAAAACAATGCACCTATTCTGATTGCCTCATTTTCACAGCTGATCGATATGCTGGAAGCCCATCTCAAAACCCGCCCGTATCTATTTGGCGGCAGCCCGGCTTTCGCTGACTTTGGACTTTGGGGACAACTCTGGCAGGCCTGGACTGACGCCAGTTGCGAGACAATAATCGAGCAGCGCGCGCCCTCGGTTGTGGCATGGATCAAACGTATGGAACACCCAAGTATTGAGGGTGAGTTCGAATCCCTTGATTCCTTGACTGCCACCCTAAAACCCATTTTTGAGCGCGAGGTCGGCCCGCATTTTCTTGCCTGGAGCGTGGCCAATGCCAAAGCATATAAGGCCGGTGAAAAGCAGACCGAACTACATATGGATGATCAAAAATACTATCAAAAAACCTTCAAGTATCCGGCCAGCAGTCTCGACATCCTTAAAGAGAAATTTAAGGTCGCAGCGTCCAACCGTGGGCTCACTGATTTTCTCCAAGACACTCATTGTCTGGCCCACCTACAGGCACAGCCATGACTGCGTGAGCATTTCTTAGATGACGAACTTCAGGTGAATATTTTCAATCGATGAGATTCAGCCGAGCAAGTTCAAATCCATAAATTAAAATAAGGACAACAAGGCAATGACACAATGCACCGAGTTATGGGTTGATCGCGGCAACTATCGCAACACCAAAATAGTGAGCGAGGCCAGCCGCCCTTTAAAAGCTGGGGAGATTCTCGTCGCCATCGATAAGTTTGCCCTTACGGCCAACAATGTCAGTTATGCACTTTCGGGGGATATGATCGGCTATTGGAAGTTCTACCCCGCCGCAGATAACTGGGGCAAGGTGCCGGTGTGGGGCTGTGCGAATGTGGTGACATCTGAGTGCCACGATATTGCAGTGGGTGAGCGTCTCTGGGGCTTCTTCCCTATGGCTAGCCATGCCATTCTCGAACCCGGGAAAATCAAAGCCGAGTATTTTAGAGACGTTGCCGCGCATCGCGTCGATCTGCCTGGCCCAAGTCTTTACAGCTCCTACCGGCGGACACAGGCAGAACCTGACTTTGTACAGCAATTTGAAAATCAGCGCTGTCTGCTATTCCCCCTATTCGCCACCTCTTTCATCATCTACGACTACCTGATTGATAATGATTTCTTTGGCGCGCAGCAAGTGGTAATAGGGTCAGCATCATCCAAAACCGGATTCGGGTTGGCCATGATGTTACACAACGACTCGGCGGTGTCACAGGCCGTCATTGGCGTCACCTCAGCTCGTAATAAAGCATTTGTCGACTCCTTAGCCTGCTGCGACCAAATCATTCTGTATGGCGAAGAGCCGCAGATAGACAACACCCTAGCCACCGCCTACGTGGATATGTCTGGCGATACGAAACTGACCACCGCACTTCACCACCATCTGGGCGCCAATATGGTTGAAAGCTGCATGGTCGGTGCTAGTCACTGGGAAAGTAGTGGCGACGTCGGCGAATTGCCTGGTGCCAAACCCAGCTTCTTCTTTGCGCCCAGCCAGATTGCCAAGCGAGATCAAGAGTGGGGCCACGGCGTGGCCATGACAAAAGCTATGGAAGCCAGCTTTAAGGTCGCCTTAAAGGTCAAAGATGTCGTAGAGGTCGAGTGGATTAACGGCGCCGAGGCAGTGAATACGGCATGGCAGGATCTGCTTGATAACAAAGTGTCGGGCAGCACCGGCATTATGGCGTCAATGCTTGCTGGTAGCTAAGGCCTTGCGATGCGGCTGCTAACAATTGTTAGCAGCCGCACTCAGACACTTAGGGCGTGACGATAGAAAATACGCCTTTAAGTTTGTCCTGTAGCGCAAAAAATCGGGCCAGATCTATTTTACTGCCGTCGATAGACAACTCATCAGAAAATAGCAGATCTTTCATGTCCCCCTGCCCTAGAGCAAGATCCAAAAACAAATCATGACTTATATTGAGCGTTGCGTTTGCATCGGGATCTGCTTCTGCCTGACGATGATGCAAAACCGAATTCTTCAGTGTTAAGACGTGAGTTTCGCCTAGATCGGTAAATACGAAGTTAATCGTCATTTCCATACCGTCGGCTTTAGGGCCATTCAATTGCGCCGCCATGACATTAAAGAAATTTGAGCGCGGCGAGTGCACTACCATGTCTTTAGCCACACTCAGGTCCTGAGTCTTACCCGTTTTACCATGGCGAAGTTCGTGAGCACCAGTAAGGTAGACATCGCGCCAGGGACCCGATTCGGCTTGATACCCCAATTGATCATAATTACGCGCCAGCAAGGCTTTGGCCTCTTTGTTCTCTGGCTCGGCAAATACCAGATGATTAAGCAGCGTTGCAACCCAGCGGTAATCGCCCTCAGCAAACGCTTGCCGGGCAATATTTAAGACCTTATCTGCACCGCCCATAGAGGCAATATATCTGCGCCCAATATCCTCGGGTGGCAATGGATTAAGGTTGGCAGGATTACCGTCGTACCAACCGAAATAGCCTTGATAGACCGCGCGCGAATTGTGGGAAGTGGTGCCATAGTAGCCACGGTTTGAAAAACTTTTCTGCAGCGCAGAGGGCAACTCCAACTGCTCAGCGATTTCTATCGGCGTGTAGCCCTTATAAGCCATGCGCAGGGTTTGATCGTGAATATATTTATAGGTGTCACTTTGGACTTCTAAAAACTCAGCGATGCGCGCTTGCCCCCAGATCGGCCAATGGTGGCTGCCAAAATAGACATCAGCCTCTCCAAAGATTTCTGCTGCCTCGTCAATAAAACTGCTCCAGGCCAATGCGTCACGAACTTTAGCGCCGCGTAAGGTATAGAGGTTGTGCATATTTCGCGAAACTAATTCCGCCCCGCAAAATGCTTTTTTCTCCGGCAAATAAAAGGTGAACTCGGCTGGGGCCTCTGAGCCAGAAACATTTTGGAAGACAAAAGAAACACCATCGATAAGTAGGTTTTGACCAGTGTGATCGACTAGATCGGTGGGCGTTAAAATACCCACCGTGCCAATACCTGGCTCTTTGCCCAAGCCACTATCAACATGACCTCGCGGCGTTCTCGGCAGTGGCATACCGTACATATACTCTGCACGGCGATTCATGGTCGGCCCTGCTAAAACATTCTCACTTATCGATTCATCCATGAATCCCGCCGGAGCGATTACCCGAATATCAGCGGCCTTGGTTTGGGCTGCCGACAGCGCCCCTAAGGCACCCCCAAAATGATCGATATGACTGTGAGTAAACAGTATGGCTGAGATTGCACTATCACCAAGATGCTGGCGGGCAAACTCCACCGCCCGCGCAGCTGTCTCAGCCGTCGTCAAAGGATCGACCACAATCCAGCCACTCGAACCTTGAATGATGGTCATATTGGCGAGGTCAAACCCCCGCAGCTGATAAACACCGTCGGTGACTTTAAACAGTCCGTGGATATTATTGAGCTTGGCCTGTCGCCACAGGCTGGGATTGACACTGTCGGGAGCCTCACCGCTAATAAAGTTGTAGGCCGGCTGATCCCATATAATCTTATCCCCTTTACCGCGAACCGTGAGTGAATCGTCACTGGCAATTAGGCCTCGCTGGGCCTCAATAAAATCCTGCTCATCGGCAAAAGGCAGTTCTTGCAATACTTGGCGATTGATATCGGCGGTGTATGTCGTGGCTGGTGTACTGCCATTTTCATCGGCATCTGCAGCCCGTTCTAGCGGCGCATCACTGCCACTGCAGGCACCAAGCAAAGTCATTCCGGCGCACAGCCCCATCGCAGCCAACAGTGTGATCTTATTCATAGCCTATTCCCCATCGCCAAATTATTATTTGTAAATAACCTTAGAGACTGTACACCCGCAAAGCAAGCTCAAGAGCAAGCCAGTCATCGCATTAATACTAGGCTAATGCATAAACCTTACCCCCGCTACACCAGAGACACAAAATGATTGTGGCTTAGTAAAGATTAAGAACTTCAGGAGGAATCGACTGCCAGTGCGCGGGTGATAGAGCGACTCATAGACGCTAAATTCGATAGCAGGCAATGAGGCGTTTTTGTCTAACATTATTATTATACTGGCCATGCGATGCTTGGCAGCATCGCATGGCATAACTTGGGGCGACGCAAGGTCAAAGCTGTTACACCACCCCCATCGCTGGTTCTAACTTGCGCGCAATCGTCGGGTTTTTCTCATACCGGTGAACGTTTCCCAAACACTAATAAGAAACACTTTCAGTGCCGCTTCATTGGGGCGTGGGGCTTTACCACTTCCAATTCTGTGCAGCTGGCGCGTATACCAAGTGACCTCCATAATAGCCATCTTGTCCACCAAGGGAATGCCGGTTTTGATTGGCTTTACGGTTTGACGGGGATTATCACCAGCGAGCAAGCGCCGTGACACATCAGGTTCAATGGCGAGTATCCGCGCGATTCCACAAATATCTAGCGACCCAGATGCCAGCGCTTCATTCATACCAGCGGCACTTCTAAAGCCACCCGTCACCATCAAGGGTGTTTCAGGAATGCGTTTACGGACTTTATCGGCAAAATCTAAGAAGTAGGCTTCACGCTTGCGAGTAGACTCACGCACGCCAGTCATTGCTGGCGCCTCATATGTGCCACCAGAAATTTCAATCAAGTTAATTCCAGCATCGGTGAGAGCCGACATCACCTCTAAAGATTCTTCTTCGGTGAAGCCGCCGCGCTGAAAATCTGCGGAATTAAGTTTAATACCAATAGGAAAGTCAGGCGCAGTCGCGGCGCGCATCGCCTTCAATATCTCCAACACAAAGCGTCGGCGATTCTCGGTACTGCCACCCCATTGATCGGTGCGTTGATTAGTATGCGGAGAGAGGAACTGACTAACCAAATAGCCATGGGCACCATGAATTTGCACGCCGCTAAAACCAGCTTCACGACAAATTCCCGCAGCCTTGGCGAAACGGGCAATAATATCTTCAATTTCTTCCGCGGTCAGTTCACGCGGCGTTTCAAAAAACGCCTGCATAGACTTATTAAACTCAACAGCTGACGGCCCTACTGATTCTTTATTCAAGCCTTTGGGACACTGCCGACCGGGGTGGTTTAATTGCACCCAAATTTCGGCGCCATTTTCTTTACCCGCTGCCGCCCAAGCTTTCAGCGTATCCATATCACGGTCATCTTCTATCACCACATTACCTGGCTCGCCTAGCGCGCGACGATCAACCATTATATTTCCGGTAAACAGTAAAGCCGTGCCACCCGCACCCCAGGTTCGATAAAGCTGCACCAGTTTATCGGTAGCGCGATTATCCATTGTACCTAAGGCTTCGCTCATCGCTGATTTAGCTATGCGGTTAATGAGTGTGCTTCCGCCGGGAAGGGTAAATGCGTCGTTTAAAGTGGCCATGGGTACTCCGTACTTGAAAAATTAAATCGGGGAATATCCCCTGAAAAATGCCAGAAAATGGCAGCTGTGAAGGCGCTGTGAATGAAGACGCAAATAATAACTAAGTAAGCAATGACCAGCAGACGATCGATTTCCAATCATAATCGACCGTGAACTCTTCTTCAAACTGCATTTACGCTAAGGCAGCCACCAAGCCATGGCGTTTGAGTTCACACCCAAAATCCACGGTCAAAAAGTCCGCCTGTCCCAATTTCGACAGCCATGCATTCAAGCACTCTTTATCTGCTTGGGAATATTGCGCCACTATTTTTTGGGTGCGCTGCATGCGCCATAAAGAGTAGCTAAAGGAGGCCCGCTTATACTGGGCATCCATCATCTTAAGTTCAACAAGCCCGGTACTACGAGGCAGTTTATCACCTGATCTAAGTTGTTTAGCCGCTATAATCCCCTTAAGGTCTTGAACGGTTTTGTCCATAAAGGGCATATATTCAGTGAAGATAATTTTAATCACTGGTATCAATGTTTGCGGTATTTCATCATGCTCTAATAGCTCGCCCGATGCCTTATCTCCACGAGCCATTTTTTCCACCCATTTTTGCAAATTAGGCCGTCGGTCCAACCATTCACGTTTAGGCCATGGGTCACGGTTTAAGTGGCCAAACATAGGTCCCAACAAGCCAAAATCTGCAACTGTCGGCCGCTCACCCAATAGATAGCCATGCTCGCCAAAGTGTATCTCAAACAAATCTAATAGGTTCTTCGTCCAGGCCTCCAGCAGAGCAAGCTGCTCTGGCACCACCCCCGTGCTAGGGAGATGCCGCGCCATGTTTTGTAAAAAAGCTTTATCTGTGACTTTATTTCGTATTACGCGCGGCGCAAACGGCAATAAGCTTTTACCGCCTTCTTCACGAAGAAGATTTTCATAATTTTCTGAGTACGACCAGCGACTGTGCAAGGCCACTGGTATCCAGGCATCGTCCACCCAATTTTGAAACAGCTCAGCTACAAAGTTCTGCACTGGCCCCTCAGCCAGCACTGGAGGCTGTGGATGACGTTCTTCCAACTCCGCCATAATCAGTGGTGTATCACAAAGCCACTCACCCTGTTTGGTTTCTAGCGCTGGCATGGCTTGCCGGCCCGTATGTTTAGGGAGAGTCACCAACATATCAATCATATTGATATTTTTTTCGACGTAATCCACACCCTTATAGTTTAAATAACCGCGTATTTTTCCTGCAAAATATGAGGCCTGCCATCCGTAGTATTTGTATTGGCTCTTCATAATCTTTTACCTTATAAGAATTTCAAGACGGCCGTCGATCGCTCTATCGGCAAGCCTTGATAGTGATTTCCAAGACTCGCCGCCATCCGAGCTAGAGGGATATCCGGTATCGCGATCGGTAATAAGTAAATATGACGTGGAGCTGGCAGCGCCACGCTTTGTCCGCAGCGCCCATACAGCCCATGTCATCTGAGCGTGATTCTGCGCCCAGCTCCTGCGTGCTTATTTTTATCTACGCTTCAGCGGCTGCGATGATGTTTGGCAATCACAATAAAAACCACAGCAATAACGATCATAAACAAGCCCAGCAGTAGCTGAGCTCGAAAGCGGTCGTGTAGACCGTTCAGAACAACCTGATGCTGATGGTTATAGCCCTTTGGTGGATCGAGGACGCCGTTGTCTAATTTGTATTGTTCATACAGCGTTAACATGGCTTGAAAGCGCCCGGACTGCTCAGCACTGAGATCTCGGGTCTCACCGGGGTCGGCCACTATATTGAACAAACGCCAGGTATTGTCACCAACCGGCGCGCGGTTATAAACCAGCTTGTAGTCGCCCTGAAACAACACACCATGGCCGGCCAGCTCGTAGCCGACGTAGTCACTATCTGAGTAAATCCGATCTAGCTCAGCGGTCGCCAAGGGCAGCAGGTTCTTGCCCATTATTTGTTCCACCGGTTTACCCGCATAACGAGCGTCGGGGGCAGAAACGCCAGTCAAAGCAAGAATGGTCGGGGTAATATCAGCCACATAGGCAAAGGCATTGGAGAGATTCTGCTGCACCGCCAAGGGTTTGCCCGCCATAATCATGGGCACTCGCAAACCGCCCTCGCCCACATAAAATTTGTAATATGCCAGCGGCGAGGCACTGGCACTGGCAAAGCTCGGCCCAAGATTAACGTAGCTTCCCTTCAAACCTAGGGTGTCGTAATCCGCCGTATAATCCTGACGTGCCAACATCATCCCGGTTCTTACATTATTGAGTACCGCTGGCCCACTGGGCTCGCTGCCGTTATCGGAAGTGAAGATAAAAACCGTGTTATCAAACTCACCAATGTCTTTAAGATAGGTGACGAGCCGCCCGATATGAAAATCCATTGCCTCGACCATACCCGCGTAAACGGCCATGCGCTTGGCCTCAAAGCGTTTATCTTCTTCCGACAAGGCATCCCAGTCTCTGCTGGTATCCATGTCTACTGCCGCCACATCAGACGGGACAATACCTAAGTCGATAGCGCGCTGCCGACGAGCTTCCCGCAACGCCGTCCAGCCATTTAGATACACGCCTTCGTAGCGGTCAGTGAATTCCTGTGGCGCTTGCACCGGCATATGCACTGCCATAAAAGGCAGGTAGGCAAAGAAAGGTTGCTCGGATTGCGGTCTATCGGATTCGATAAAGCCAATCATTTTATCAACCAGAAACTCCGAAGAATAAAAATCATCGGGCAAATCTATAGGCTCACCATCGGCATACCAGTTGGCCTTTTCATAGATTGGTAAATACGGTTTTTGCTCCCAATTATCCGCGCCAGAATCTCCCATGGCGACGGTTCGCTGAAAGCCGCGGCGACTCGGGAGCTTGTCTTGGGTCTGACCAAGATGCCACTTACCCGCCATATAGGTGCGGTAGCCCGCCCCTTCCAACAATGTTGCTACCGTAACCACATTGTCACCCAAGACACCTTGATAGGCCGGGTGATGACGTTGCTGTGGCGGGGTCATTTCTGGAATATTGGCAACCCCAGCGCGATGATTATCAACCCCCGTCAACAACATCGCCCGCGCCGGCGCACAGTTTGCCGCCGTGTGATAGTTGGTGAAGCGTATGCCTTCATTCGCCAAGGCATCGAGTGACGGCGTATTGATTTCACTCCCGTAGGAAGCGAGGTCAGTAAAGCCCAAATCATCCGCCAGTATCAACACAATATTTGGACGCTTTGGCTGGGGCTTCGCCTTTGGCACCGCCTCCGCAGCAAGCACCGAGGTCGCGGAAAGCGCACATAGTAAGCCAGCACAAAAACTCATAATAGAATAACTTTTCATGGCTTGCTGACCACCGACTCCTTTAGCACCCGGGCCGCTATCAGCAGTATCACACTGAAGATAATTTCCGGCGCGATGATTTGCAGTGGCAAAGCGGCATCGTGGATTAGCCAGGCGATCATGCGCCCAAATGCAGTAAGGCCTAAGAGCAGTATGGCTGGGTAATACCATTGTGAATTGCGGGTGCTAAGGGCAATCAGCACGCAAAGACCCAAGGTAATAAAAAATGCGGATAAATCGCCAATCTGGGTACTTCGTCCGACGCCGTCCAGCAAAGGCATACCCAGCTCCGCGGCAATACCTGCCGGTGCAAGCAGCCAACGCAGCCCCATGCTCAAAAATAGCAGGCCGATAAATCCAACAATAAGTCTCAATACTTTTTTCATTCTTTTTCCCTGTGCCTGTATGCAAAAGCGTTACTGTTCGGCGAACACTAGCGCTCGGCGAGTAATTTGACGACGGTGTGTGCAGTTTCCAAACCCGAGTTTTGATTCTGTCCGGTGACGAAGCGTTGCTCTCCATCGACCACAACCCGCGTTGCAAAAATATCGCGAAAGGCGGTAGCGGCCTCGAATACGGCGCCCGCTTTGCGCAGCTCGGTTTCGGGGTGCATCGGCGTGACCTCAATACCAAGCTCTTTAATCTGTTTGTCGGTGACACCAGTAGTGCGGCGTCCGCTAATTAGGAGATTACCGTCGCTGTCCTTGGCTTTAATCAGACCGAGCGCACCATGGCAGACTGAACTGATAATCGTCTTTTTGGGGGAATAGTAGGCCTGACTGACCAACTGGCCGAGATACTCAGAATACCCCATGTCATAGGCGGCGCCCCAGCCACCCGCTAAAAAGATGACGTCGTAGTCACTGGCATCGACCGATACAATGGCGATGGAGTTTTTTACCTTCGCCTGAAACACGGTATCTTCAAGAAAGCGTTCATCTTCCGCGCTGCGGATCACCCGGCGAAAACTCAGCGGGTCGATTGGAATCTGACCACCCTCAATACTGGCCACATCCACGTCCATACCGGCTTCCTTAAAGACATAGTATGGATGCGTCATTTCTGAGGCAAAGACACCCGTTGCATCGCCCTCTGTAGATCCGGGCTCAGCCAAAAAGCCGTGACTGGTGGTAATAATAAGCGCCCGCCCACCGGCAAACTGATAGTGCTCGCCGTTATAATCAGGATGTAAGCCTGCTTTTTTCAGCACCGTTGGCAGCGCGATGGCGACGAGCGCGATGACTGACACAATAACGATAGCCGTGATTTTTATTTTTTTCATAACACCCTCTCGTCAATAATGGCCGCAGATAACCGAACATTACTGAACGCTTTTTATTATCGTCATTACACTAAGTAAAGTAACGGCCGTGGGACTTAATTATCTATTCCACGCTTGCTTGCACTAGCCTCAGCCGTCGACTTCAAATCCTAATCGCTATATTCCAATCAAATGGTTAAGCCACCATCGACAACAATACACTCGCCATTGGTGTAACTAGCTGCATCAGACACCAGGTACAGAACCGTGCCTGCCATTTCCTCAGGCTCCGCGTGGCGGCCCATAGGAATTTGGGATACTGCGGTCTGATAAATGTCATCGTTGCTGAACAAGGCCCCAGCAAATTTGGTTTTGGTAAAACCGGGCAGTAAAGCGTTTACCCGAATACCGTGTGGCGCGCACTCTTTGGCAAAGGCCTTGGTCATATTAACCACCGCCGCCTTGGTGATGGAATATATCCCCTGCAGCGCGGCGGGCTGCAGTGCATTGACCGAGGCAGTATTAATAATGACCCCACTGCCCTGCTCACGCATCAACCGTCCAGCTTCTACCGACATGAAGAAGTAACCGCGAATATTAACCTCAACGGTTTTATTGTATGCCGCTAAATCGGTGTCCAATATATGACCGAAATAGGGATTGGTGGCGGCGTTATTTACCAGGATATCCAATCTGCCATGGGTCTCGCGGATGTGAGCAAAAGCCTGGCCGATATCATCCATACTGCCAACATGACAAGCGAGCGCCTCAGCGCTTCCACCAGCCTCGATAATACTATCCACAACTGCCTGACAATCGATGAGCTTACGGCTAGACACAATGACGTGAGCGCCCTGCTCTGCCAATAGCTTGGCTATCGCTTCGCCAATACCACGACTGGCACCGGTGACCAGCGCAATTTTCTTACTAAGATTAAATAATTGAGTACTCACAAACACTTCTCCAAGAAAATTCAGTGCTAACTACACCGCGTCATAATAAATAGACTTCGCTGGGTCGGCCCTTGAAACACATGCCTCAAGGGAGTGAAAAAACCATTGAGACATCAGCGCTATTTCAATTCGCTGGAGCTTTTACCCAAAAGCTGGCGAGCAATAATCAACTGCTGAATTTGCTGAGTGCCTTCATAGATATCAATAATCTTTGAGTCACGGGCAAATTTTTCCAAGAGCTCACTTTGGCTATAACCCAATTGCCCGCAGATTTCGACACACTTGAGGGCAACGGTATTACCCATCCGGCCGGCCTTGGCTTTTGACATCGACGCATTCATTGAATTTGGCAGACGGTTATCTGCCATCCAAGCCGCTTTGAGAACAAGCAAGCGAGCCGACTCCCAATCGGCCTCCAGCTCATAAAGATCATTTTCCAAGGCACTGAGTTGGTGATAATTTTTAGTATATTTAAGTTCTAGACCGCTTTCTTTAAGTAGGTCTTGAGCCAAATCCAAGGCTGCTCGCGCTAGGCCAATCGCCTGAGCGGCAACCAGCGGCCGGGTATTATCAAAGGTCTGCATCACCCCGCCAAATGCCTTTTTTCGAGCCGCTGCGGTGGTGGCGATGTCAGGACTACCAAGCAAACTAGACTTGGGTACGCG
This portion of the Zhongshania sp. R06B22 genome encodes:
- a CDS encoding DUF2855 family protein, producing MTQCTELWVDRGNYRNTKIVSEASRPLKAGEILVAIDKFALTANNVSYALSGDMIGYWKFYPAADNWGKVPVWGCANVVTSECHDIAVGERLWGFFPMASHAILEPGKIKAEYFRDVAAHRVDLPGPSLYSSYRRTQAEPDFVQQFENQRCLLFPLFATSFIIYDYLIDNDFFGAQQVVIGSASSKTGFGLAMMLHNDSAVSQAVIGVTSARNKAFVDSLACCDQIILYGEEPQIDNTLATAYVDMSGDTKLTTALHHHLGANMVESCMVGASHWESSGDVGELPGAKPSFFFAPSQIAKRDQEWGHGVAMTKAMEASFKVALKVKDVVEVEWINGAEAVNTAWQDLLDNKVSGSTGIMASMLAGS
- a CDS encoding alkyl/aryl-sulfatase; translated protein: MNKITLLAAMGLCAGMTLLGACSGSDAPLERAADADENGSTPATTYTADINRQVLQELPFADEQDFIEAQRGLIASDDSLTVRGKGDKIIWDQPAYNFISGEAPDSVNPSLWRQAKLNNIHGLFKVTDGVYQLRGFDLANMTIIQGSSGWIVVDPLTTAETAARAVEFARQHLGDSAISAILFTHSHIDHFGGALGALSAAQTKAADIRVIAPAGFMDESISENVLAGPTMNRRAEYMYGMPLPRTPRGHVDSGLGKEPGIGTVGILTPTDLVDHTGQNLLIDGVSFVFQNVSGSEAPAEFTFYLPEKKAFCGAELVSRNMHNLYTLRGAKVRDALAWSSFIDEAAEIFGEADVYFGSHHWPIWGQARIAEFLEVQSDTYKYIHDQTLRMAYKGYTPIEIAEQLELPSALQKSFSNRGYYGTTSHNSRAVYQGYFGWYDGNPANLNPLPPEDIGRRYIASMGGADKVLNIARQAFAEGDYRWVATLLNHLVFAEPENKEAKALLARNYDQLGYQAESGPWRDVYLTGAHELRHGKTGKTQDLSVAKDMVVHSPRSNFFNVMAAQLNGPKADGMEMTINFVFTDLGETHVLTLKNSVLHHRQAEADPDANATLNISHDLFLDLALGQGDMKDLLFSDELSIDGSKIDLARFFALQDKLKGVFSIVTP
- a CDS encoding SDR family oxidoreductase, encoding MDLENKTIWITGASSGIGLELCRQLAGKGARIVLSARRRDALIEIAESLPGGMGRHWVVPLDLADADKLVDAVQSQLPEIGAVHVLINNAGISQRSLFIDTDLAVYRQLMEVNYLGSVAMTKALLPGMIAQHQGMIVCISSVAGKIGSKLRSGYSGSKFAVVGFMDCLRAETAQQGIHCLTVCPGSIQTNIAINALNESGEAQNKNDDSIINGMPVETCVKGIVKAMINNRDEVVVGKGISAIAPTIKRFFPGVFNRISAKMEYR
- a CDS encoding glutathione S-transferase family protein, with amino-acid sequence MKSQYKYYGWQASYFAGKIRGYLNYKGVDYVEKNINMIDMLVTLPKHTGRQAMPALETKQGEWLCDTPLIMAELEERHPQPPVLAEGPVQNFVAELFQNWVDDAWIPVALHSRWSYSENYENLLREEGGKSLLPFAPRVIRNKVTDKAFLQNMARHLPSTGVVPEQLALLEAWTKNLLDLFEIHFGEHGYLLGERPTVADFGLLGPMFGHLNRDPWPKREWLDRRPNLQKWVEKMARGDKASGELLEHDEIPQTLIPVIKIIFTEYMPFMDKTVQDLKGIIAAKQLRSGDKLPRSTGLVELKMMDAQYKRASFSYSLWRMQRTQKIVAQYSQADKECLNAWLSKLGQADFLTVDFGCELKRHGLVAALA
- a CDS encoding glutathione S-transferase family protein — protein: MSANTPYRLMGRPESGYSLKVRSALRYKNLPFEWMDRFKHQALYQQHAKVPLIPLLLLPTGSAMQDSTPILEMLEEQHPERSLHPPDPALRFLSELLEEYGDEWVNKLMFHYRWGYPADQKRRGTSLGRGVVEGKGFKLLAPIMTPIAARFIIKRMVPRMAFAGANENNAPILIASFSQLIDMLEAHLKTRPYLFGGSPAFADFGLWGQLWQAWTDASCETIIEQRAPSVVAWIKRMEHPSIEGEFESLDSLTATLKPIFEREVGPHFLAWSVANAKAYKAGEKQTELHMDDQKYYQKTFKYPASSLDILKEKFKVAASNRGLTDFLQDTHCLAHLQAQP
- a CDS encoding NADH:flavin oxidoreductase/NADH oxidase family protein, translated to MATLNDAFTLPGGSTLINRIAKSAMSEALGTMDNRATDKLVQLYRTWGAGGTALLFTGNIMVDRRALGEPGNVVIEDDRDMDTLKAWAAAGKENGAEIWVQLNHPGRQCPKGLNKESVGPSAVEFNKSMQAFFETPRELTAEEIEDIIARFAKAAGICREAGFSGVQIHGAHGYLVSQFLSPHTNQRTDQWGGSTENRRRFVLEILKAMRAATAPDFPIGIKLNSADFQRGGFTEEESLEVMSALTDAGINLIEISGGTYEAPAMTGVRESTRKREAYFLDFADKVRKRIPETPLMVTGGFRSAAGMNEALASGSLDICGIARILAIEPDVSRRLLAGDNPRQTVKPIKTGIPLVDKMAIMEVTWYTRQLHRIGSGKAPRPNEAALKVFLISVWETFTGMRKTRRLRAS